CGCCGCGTACGCCGCGATCGTCGACGAGCAGGATCGTCTCCTGCTCACGCTGTCGAACGGTGAAGGGCGGTACGCACCGGAGTGGACAATGCCCGGGGGTGGCGTCGAGTTCGAGGAGCAGGTCGAGGAGGCAGTCGTCCGGGAAGTGTTCGAGGAGACCGGATTTCACGTCGAGGTGGGTCCCCTGCTGCTGGTGGACTCGTGGGGCCGCACGGCCGTGGAGAACGACGGGGAGCGTGGATTCAAGGCCGTTCGCGTCGTCCACCTCGCCCTGATCACCGGCGGCACCCTCGGCACGACCGAGCAGGGCGGCAGCACCGACGAGGCCAGCTGGTTTCCACTTGCCGAGGTCGAGCGCCTGGAGCGGACGAGCTTGGTCGACGTCGTGGTCGGTGCGCTGCGCGGCGGCCCGCCCGAGTGAGCCGCCGCCGCGCGCGACGAGGGTTCAGACGACGGTGACGTGTCCGCGGCCGTCCTGCTGCCGCGTCGACACGATACTGTCTCGACCCGCCTGGCCCTGCTCGAGCACCACGGAGAGTTCGTCGGCGCCGATGATCGTCAGCGGCACGATGTCGACCGGCCCGTCGGCCGTCGCCACCTGAGCGGCGCGCCCGGCGGCAGGGATGCCGATGAGTGCGCCCGCGGTGCCGTGCTCGGTGAGCAGGGCCTCGGGGATGTCGGTGCCGTCCAACGGCAGCTCCATCGACGCGACGCCGTACTGACGCAGGTGCCCGCTGATGCCCTGCATGGCGGCGACGTTCTGTGCGAAGTTCTCGATCGCGGCGAACATCCAGCTGCTGCGCAGTTGCTCGAACTCGGCGCCGACGAGGGCCGGCGACTCGATGTAGACCTCGCAGCCGAATCCCGGGCCAGGGGAGTCGGCGGATGCGTCGGCGAGACCGTCGGACGCGATGATCACCGTGTTCGGCGTGCGCACCACTCGGTAGGCCTGGCGGGTGTTGGGCCAGGCCGGCGCCCCTTGGAACATCGGGTTGATCAGGTAGGTGATGACGTCATGGTCGACGTCGCCGATCTGAGCCCAGTAGTCGTCGATCTCGCGGTGACTCCCGTCGTGGTCAGCGTCCACAGCGGCGTCTGCCGCATTCGCTTGCTGCGCCCCTGCATGGTCGTCCTTCTTCTTCCGGCCGAACAGGCCCATGAGCATGCCTCTGTTTCTCGTTACGGGTTGTTATCCGTTGTGTGCGACCCGAGCCTAGGTCGGCTCGATCGAGCATCGGGCCTACGCTGCGGTGGTGATTTCTCCCGACGACGACGCAGCAT
This is a stretch of genomic DNA from Yimella lutea. It encodes these proteins:
- a CDS encoding NUDIX hydrolase, producing MHFTEYDTRLAAYAAIVDEQDRLLLTLSNGEGRYAPEWTMPGGGVEFEEQVEEAVVREVFEETGFHVEVGPLLLVDSWGRTAVENDGERGFKAVRVVHLALITGGTLGTTEQGGSTDEASWFPLAEVERLERTSLVDVVVGALRGGPPE